A portion of the Trichomycterus rosablanca isolate fTriRos1 chromosome 17, fTriRos1.hap1, whole genome shotgun sequence genome contains these proteins:
- the LOC134331217 gene encoding kallikrein-7, whose translation MNFRLRFLLTVAFSTLAIHATYGDEIINGGKAKKNTLQYMASVQCDRKHICGGALIDDRYVLTAAHCDKSGNMSVILGTQDINPQGKNLKRYSVIRKYKYPSYKNPKNGADIMLLRLSEKVQLKNGVKLIKIPSMNKSVNSKTKCLVAGWGSDGQQKMVNNLLVTDVSTINVKVCQEQWAKASVSLPQNILCAGGYRTKSGACQGDSGGPLVCNDLAVGIVSFNLRGNCQYPNVPNVYTQISKYTDWIKKVIKKGD comes from the exons CTACATATGGAGACGAAATCATCAATGGTGGAAAGGCCAAGAAGAACACACTGCAGTACATGGCATCAGTGCAGTGTGACAGGAAGCACATTTGTGGAGGAGCCCTCATAGACGACCGCTATGTGCTCACCGCTGCACATTGTGACAAATC GGGCAACATGAGTGTGATCCTCGGGACTCAGGACATCAATCCACAaggaaaaaatttaaaaagataCTCGGTGATAAGAAAGTACAAATATCCTTCATATAAAAACCCAAAAAATGGGGCTGACATCATGCTTCTGAGG CTTTCAGAGAAAGTCCAACTTAAAAATGGTGTGAAGCTCATCAAAATCCCAAGCATGAACAAGTCAGTCAATTCTAAAACCAAGTGTCTGGTCGCCGGCTGGGGAAGTGATGGACAGCAAAAAATGGTAAACAACCTGTTGGTGACTGACGTGTCTACCATAAATGTTAAAGTCTGCCAGGAGCAGTGGGCAAAAGCCAGTGTTTCACTCCCACAGAACATCCTGTGCGCCGGGGGTTACAGGACCAAAAGTGGAGCATGCCAG GGTGATTCTGGTGGACCTCTGGTCTGCAATGATCTTGCAGTTGGCATTGTGTCATTCAACCTACGAGGAAATTGTCAATATCCAAATGTGCCCAATGTCTACACTCAGATTTCAAAGTACACAGACTGGATTAAAAAAGTTATTAAGAAAGGAGATTAA